AGTAGAGAGAATGAAGGTTTGCACCTGCCTCAATCCTCTTCATACTGCTCTTGCAGTATATGGCTGCATTCTCGGATATCAGAAGATTTCAGATGAGATGAAGGATGAAAGCCTTGTTAAACTGGTAAAAGAGATTGGTTATACAGAGGGACTTCCTGTAGTAACTGATCCCGGTGTTATCAAGCCTCAGGAATTCATCGACACAGTAGTTAATGTAAGAATACCTAACGTATTCATGCCTGATACACCACAGAGAATTGCCTGCGATACATCACAGAAATTGCCAATCAGATTTGGTGAGACAATCAAGGCTTACGCAGCATCAGATAAGCTTGATGTTCAGAATCTCAAGTTCATTCCTATGGTACATGCCGGATGGCTCAGATACCTCATGGGAGTAGATGATAAGGGAGAGACATTCGAGCCAAGTCCTGATCCACTTCTTACAAAGGCTCAGAGCTTTGTACAGGATATTAAGCTTGGCGAGACAGACAGAGATAAGGTTAAAGAAGCTGTTCTTCCTCTTCTCAAAGACGATGCTATCTTTGGAGTTGACCTTGAAAAGGTTGGATTGTCAGACAGGGTAATAGATTATTACATGGAATTACTGGCAGGACCCGGGGCAATCAGAAAAACTCTTGATAAATATTGTGCATAAATAAGGAATCCGCTCTGCATCTTTTGATGCAGGGCTTTTTCCGTCTTTAAATGATATAGGTGTCAAAAGTCAAAAATGTGTGCTTTATAGAGCATTTTGGTTTTGTAATGAGGCAATTTATATATCATAATAAAAAATGAAAAAAGTATTTGATTGGGGAGAAAGATACAGATGTTAAAGGAATTTGATCTTACACAGGTTTGTGTAAATGATGAGTATTGTGCAAACGCACTTAATAAGGATGTGGCTTATCTTAAGAGCCTTGATCCGGAGAGGCTTCTTGCTGGCTTTTATGAGAATGCGGGTCTAACACCCAAGAAAATTCGCTATTCCGGCTGGGAGAACATGCTGATCGGAGGTCATACACTGGGCCATTACCTTACAGCTGCAGCGCAGGGCTATGCTAATCCGGGGACAAGAAAAGAGGACAAGAAGGCTCTTTTTGATATTATTAAGACCTTGGTTGATGGCCTTTTAGAGTGTCAGGAGCATTCCCAGGGTAAAAAGGGATTTGTTTTTGGCGCAATAATAATGGATAGCAATAATGTAGAGCTTCAGTTTGACCATGTGGAGCATGGCAGAACAAACATTATCACAGAGTCATGGGTTCCGTGGTATACCATGCATAAGATCCTGGACGGACTTGTAAGCACCTTTGTATTTACAGGCTATGAGCCTGCTCTTAAGGTTGCAGAAGGCATTGGAGACTGGACCTATAACAGAGCATCTGGCTGGTCAGAGGAGACACACAAAACTGTTCTTAGTATAGAATACGGTGGAATGAACGATGCTCTTTATAAGCTCTACAGACTTACAGGCAAAAAGGAGCATCTTGAAGCAGCACATGCTTTTGATGAAGAAGAACTCTTTAAGAAAGTGGCAACAGGTGATGCCAATGTGCTTAATAACCGTCATGCCAATACTACAATTCCCAAGTTTCTGGGAGCACTTCAAAGATATATGACGCTTGGAGATGTCGCCGGCGAGTATCTTACCTATGTGCAGAAATTCTGGGATATGGTTGTTGAGCGCCATACCTATGCAACAGGCGGAAACAGTGAGTGGGAGCATTTTGGAGAAGACTTTGTCCTTGATGCAGAACGTACTAACTGTAACAATGAGACCTGCAATACCTACAACATGCTCAAAATGAGCAGAGATTTGTTCAGAATTACAGGTGATAAAAAGTATGCAGATTACTATGAGAACACCTTTATAAATGCAATACTGTCATCACAGAATCCCGAAAGTGGTATGACAATGTACTTCCAGCCTATGGCTACAGGTTATTACAAGGTTTACGGAACTCCTTTTGATAAGTTCTGGTGCTGTACCGGAACAGGCATGGAGAACTTTACCAAGCTAAACGACAGCATTTATTTCCTTGATGATGAATCAGTGATTGTGAACATGTACATTTCATCAGTAGTCTGTGATTCAAAGAAAAAGCTCACATTAACTCAGAAGAGCCTAATTCCAAAGGGAAATACTGCGCTCTTTACAATAAATCTTGAGGAGCCCGTTAAGACAAAACTTAGATTCAGAGTCCCTGACTGGGCTGTAAATGCAACCTGCAAAGCACTTTCTTCTGGCAAGACTTATCAGGCAGAAGCCGATGGTTATTTCACAGTGGAAGAGACCTTTAATGACGGAGATCAGATTGAGATTTCTTTTGAGATGCACACTGTTGTTAAAAGACTTCCGGACTGCGAAAATGTTTTTGCATTCAAATATGGACCTGTTCTTCTCTCAGCTGACCTTGGATGCGAGAATATGATAGATGGCACAACCGGTGTTGACGTTACTATACCTACTAACAAGATTGCAGGAAAAGAGTACCTTACAGTTCAGGATGGTAGTGTTTCTGATTATATTGCAGATATTGATAAGCACCTGATCAGAAAAGGCGATGAGCTTTGTTTCACTCTTACAGGAACAGACAGAGAACTCACCTTTGGCCCTCACTATCTCAAGACCAGACAGCGCTATGGTATTTACTGGTATCTTTTTGACAAGGATCAGGGTGTAACTGATGAAGTAGAGAAGCGTGATCAGGAAAATGCCAGAAGAGAGAGGATACTTGATACAGTTCAGCCGGGATATGGCCAGTATGAAAATGATGAACTTCATGCCATGGAGGATAAGGGTTCAGTTGGCAGCACCAATAATGGAACCAGCAGAGCAGCTACTTCCGGAGGAAGATTTACCTATCATATGAAGGCTGTAGAAGGTCAGGATCTTGAACTTGAGGTACACTACCTCAGAGAAGATAACGGCAAGCCAATCCAGATCCACATCGGAGAGGATGAAATATTAAACGGAAGACTTCACTATACAGGAAGAGATGAAGAGTATTCTGTAGTGTATAATATACCTAAGGATGTTGTAACACGTAATATAGAAAGCAGAGAGGTCAGGGGAGAAAAAGTAACTACAATTCCTGTAACATTTAGTGGATCCT
The sequence above is a segment of the Butyrivibrio proteoclasticus B316 genome. Coding sequences within it:
- a CDS encoding glycoside hydrolase family 127 protein; this encodes MLKEFDLTQVCVNDEYCANALNKDVAYLKSLDPERLLAGFYENAGLTPKKIRYSGWENMLIGGHTLGHYLTAAAQGYANPGTRKEDKKALFDIIKTLVDGLLECQEHSQGKKGFVFGAIIMDSNNVELQFDHVEHGRTNIITESWVPWYTMHKILDGLVSTFVFTGYEPALKVAEGIGDWTYNRASGWSEETHKTVLSIEYGGMNDALYKLYRLTGKKEHLEAAHAFDEEELFKKVATGDANVLNNRHANTTIPKFLGALQRYMTLGDVAGEYLTYVQKFWDMVVERHTYATGGNSEWEHFGEDFVLDAERTNCNNETCNTYNMLKMSRDLFRITGDKKYADYYENTFINAILSSQNPESGMTMYFQPMATGYYKVYGTPFDKFWCCTGTGMENFTKLNDSIYFLDDESVIVNMYISSVVCDSKKKLTLTQKSLIPKGNTALFTINLEEPVKTKLRFRVPDWAVNATCKALSSGKTYQAEADGYFTVEETFNDGDQIEISFEMHTVVKRLPDCENVFAFKYGPVLLSADLGCENMIDGTTGVDVTIPTNKIAGKEYLTVQDGSVSDYIADIDKHLIRKGDELCFTLTGTDRELTFGPHYLKTRQRYGIYWYLFDKDQGVTDEVEKRDQENARRERILDTVQPGYGQYENDELHAMEDKGSVGSTNNGTSRAATSGGRFTYHMKAVEGQDLELEVHYLREDNGKPIQIHIGEDEILNGRLHYTGRDEEYSVVYNIPKDVVTRNIESREVRGEKVTTIPVTFSGSYVIESARVFGFVYILTK